Proteins encoded together in one Amblyraja radiata isolate CabotCenter1 chromosome 11, sAmbRad1.1.pri, whole genome shotgun sequence window:
- the LOC116978597 gene encoding tubulin alpha-1D chain-like, which yields MRECISIHVGQAGVQMGNACWKLYCLEHGIQPDGQMPSDKTIGGGDDSFNTFFSETGAGKHVPRAVFIDLEPTVIDEVRGGTYRQLFHPEQLITGKEDAANNYARGHYTIGKELIDLVLDKLRKLADQCTGLQGFLIFHSFGGGTGSGFTSLLMERLSVDYGKKSKLEFAIYPAPQISTAVVEPYNSILTTHTTLEHSDCAFMVDNEAIYDICRRNLDIERPTYTNLNRLIGQIVSSITVSLRFDGALNVDLTEFQTNLVPYPRIHFPLATYAPVISAEKAYHEQLSVSEITNSCFEPANQMVKCDPRHGKYMACCLLYRGDVVPKDVNAAIATIKTKRTIQFVDWCPTGFKVGINYQPPTVVPGGDLAKVQRAVCMLSNTTAIAEAWARLDHKFDLMYAKRAFVHWYVGEGMEEGEFSEAREDMAALEKDYEEVGADSVEDQGEEEEY from the coding sequence ATGCGGGAATGTATCTCTATCCATGTTGGCCAGGCTGGTGTCCAGATGGGCAATGCCTGCTGGAAGCTGTACTGCTTGGAACATGGCATCCAGCCCGATGGACAGATGCCCAGTGACAAGACCATCGGAGGGGGCGATGACTCCTTCAACACCTTCTTCAGTGAGACTGGAGCGGGGAAGCATGTCCCACGAGCCGTCTTTATCGATCTAGAGCCAACTGTGATCGATGAGGTTCGTGGTGGTACCTATCGCCAGCTGTTCCACCCCGAGCAGCTCATCACTGGTAAGGAAGATGCTGCCAACAATTATGCACGTGGGCACTACACCATTGGCAAGGAGCTAATTGACCTGGTCCTGGACAAGCTTCGTAAACTGGCTGACCAGTGTACAGGACTCCAAGGTTTCCTCATCTTCCACAGCTTTGGTGGAGGCACCGGCTCCGGTTTCACTTCCCTGCTGATGGAACGTTTGTCTGTAGATTATGGCAAGAAGTCCAAACTAGAGTTTGCCATCTACCCAGCTCCTCAGATCTCCACCGCAGTGGTGGAGCCCTACAACTCCATCCTgaccacccacaccaccctggagcACTCAGACTGCGCCTTCATGGTGGACAATGAAGCCATCTACGATATCTGCCGCAGAAACCTGGACATTGAGCGACCAACATACACCAATTTGAATCGACTCATTGGTCAGATTGTGTCCTCTATTACAGTGTCCCTTCGTTTTGATGGTGCCTTGAATGTTGATCTAACAGAGTTCCAGACCAATTTAGTCCCATACCCACGCATCCACTTCCCTCTAGCTACCTATGCCCCTGTAATCTCAGCTGAGAAGGCTTATCACGAACAACTGTCTGTGTCTGAAATTACAAATTCCTGCTTTGAGCCGGCCAACCAGATGGTCAAGTGTGACCCTCGCCATGGCAAGTACATGGCTTGTTGTCTGCTTTACCGCGGTGACGTGGTGCCAAAAGATGTCAATGCTGCCATCGCCACCATTAAGACCAAACGTACCATCCAGTTTGTGGACTGGTGCCCGACTGGGTTCAAGGTTGGCATCAACTACCAGCCTCCCACTGTGGTGCCCGGTGGTGACCTGGCCAAGGTGCAGCGTGCAGTGTGTATGCTGAGCAACACCACTGCCATCGCTGAGGCTTGGGCACGTCTTGACCACAAGTTTGACCTCATGTACGCCAAGAGAGCCTTCGTGCATTGGTAcgtgggggagggaatggaggagggagagttcTCCGAGGCCCGTGAAGACATGGCAGCCTTGGAGAAGGATTATGAGGAGGTTGGAGCTGACAGCGTTGAGGATCAAGGTGAAGAAGAAGAATATTAG